A section of the Streptomyces sp. CG1 genome encodes:
- a CDS encoding RidA family protein, which produces MIRRVDAPGLFPPPAYAHASVVEAGSRLAFLAGAVPLDEKGEIVGPGDPVRQAEQVIANLREQLAAVGSDLAHVVATDVYVVSGEPSVLSAVWEVVEASGLSAGPHSSTLLGVACLGYTGQLVEITATAVVPEREESR; this is translated from the coding sequence ATGATCCGACGAGTCGACGCGCCCGGTCTCTTCCCGCCGCCCGCCTATGCGCATGCCTCGGTGGTGGAAGCGGGCAGCAGGCTCGCCTTTCTCGCCGGGGCCGTGCCGCTCGACGAGAAGGGGGAGATCGTCGGCCCGGGTGACCCCGTGCGGCAGGCCGAGCAGGTGATCGCCAATCTCCGGGAGCAACTCGCCGCCGTCGGGAGTGACTTGGCGCATGTCGTCGCCACGGATGTGTACGTGGTGAGCGGTGAGCCCTCCGTGCTGTCCGCGGTGTGGGAGGTGGTCGAGGCATCCGGGCTGAGCGCGGGACCGCACTCGTCCACGCTGCTCGGCGTCGCCTGCCTCGGGTACACCGGGCAGCTGGTGGAGATCACGGCCACGGCCGTGGTGCCGGAGCGGGAGGAGAGCCGGTGA
- a CDS encoding class I SAM-dependent methyltransferase: protein MTVEMREGYEGTGPGAITPDGCAVELYERLPVGEEPDIIAAAVPAGAHILELGSGVGRMTHPLLDRGFTVTAVDESADMLSRVRGARTICGPIEELDLGGERFDVVMLASFLVHAGDEEVRRGMLRTCARHVGEGGCVLIQREGEDYHTNVPRERVDPSGFTIRIASVEPAGDGVNSVHAEYVFPDAAWTQTFLARPLTKKQFESALEEAGLGVDAYLTPDGTWVRAVPKT, encoded by the coding sequence ATGACAGTCGAAATGCGTGAGGGATACGAGGGCACGGGACCCGGTGCGATCACCCCGGACGGCTGTGCGGTCGAGCTGTACGAGCGGCTGCCGGTGGGCGAGGAGCCGGACATCATCGCCGCGGCGGTACCGGCCGGGGCGCACATCCTGGAGCTGGGCAGCGGAGTGGGCCGGATGACCCACCCGCTGCTCGACCGCGGCTTCACGGTCACGGCGGTGGACGAGTCCGCCGACATGCTGAGCCGGGTCCGCGGGGCGCGCACGATATGCGGCCCCATCGAGGAACTGGACCTGGGCGGCGAGAGGTTCGACGTGGTGATGCTCGCGTCGTTCCTCGTCCACGCCGGCGACGAGGAGGTCCGCAGGGGCATGCTGCGCACCTGCGCCCGGCATGTGGGGGAGGGCGGCTGTGTGCTGATCCAGCGGGAGGGCGAGGACTACCACACGAACGTGCCGAGGGAGCGCGTCGACCCGAGCGGCTTCACCATACGGATCGCCTCGGTCGAGCCTGCCGGAGACGGAGTGAACTCGGTCCACGCGGAGTACGTCTTCCCGGACGCGGCCTGGACCCAGACGTTCCTGGCCCGGCCCCTGACGAAGAAGCAGTTCGAGTCGGCACTGGAGGAAGCGGGACTGGGGGTGGACGCGTATCTGACACCGGACGGGACATGGGTGCGAGCGGTGCCGAAGACATAG
- a CDS encoding FUSC family protein — MSRPAVPLWLSHALRAQRGPVPWGAVIRGALAAGPLLLAGVLAGRTPLGVLAAIAAMLAGINDRPGSRRAAVERLGVPALAGALGLLVGTYAGQALAAVPLTLALTGLGLVAGGVSAVGPVASAAGTHLLVGAALGAGMPAAESGLLRALAFLAGAGWLLLLRLALPTPGSLAGDFRFDGERAAVAEVYDAVAALVEAVGGTHATARRAALTAALDHAQDALAGPRLRRYASPAAERRLHAQYAAALPLAEAATALFWAGEPVSARAAEGPRRLAAAVRGNTGTGPLPAPGLPHARLRSRGGTSVVPALRALDDALLRAAEAFDGADGPRQRLLTRQRGARDALRAAFGTGGREYGLRVALCFGASAAIAQALHHTRWYGQHQHWYWLPATAVFLVKPDLGPLVSRVLCRAAGTVLGALVFAGLAMLLPRPAGLIALVAVCGALVPVATRHFAAQTAVVTVLVLALVMAGGEPQASVSRIGETLLACALVLIVGHLPMPGRRGGAVRARLATAGRAAQAYLAHVLGESDALGESGERFASGERFESGERSESGVRGASGDYDASGHYDTSGILGRPGDRATRWALRREAYRTLAEARTAIALAGAELPALARHTAGTDAVADVLERLVDTTTACAVHLDDTGRLTPRHLGQLREALGQLEARGVKVPLPVAA, encoded by the coding sequence GTGTCCCGGCCCGCCGTACCCCTCTGGCTCTCCCATGCCCTGCGCGCCCAGCGCGGTCCCGTGCCCTGGGGCGCGGTGATCCGGGGCGCGCTCGCCGCCGGACCGCTGCTGCTCGCCGGGGTGCTCGCCGGGCGGACGCCGCTCGGCGTGCTCGCCGCCATCGCCGCGATGCTCGCCGGCATCAACGACCGGCCCGGCAGCCGGCGGGCCGCCGTCGAGCGGCTCGGGGTCCCCGCGCTGGCCGGTGCCCTCGGGCTGCTCGTGGGCACATACGCCGGGCAGGCGCTGGCCGCCGTACCGCTCACCCTGGCGCTCACCGGGCTCGGGCTGGTCGCCGGCGGGGTCAGCGCGGTCGGGCCCGTCGCCTCCGCTGCGGGAACCCACCTGCTCGTCGGCGCCGCGCTCGGCGCCGGAATGCCTGCGGCCGAGAGCGGCCTGCTGCGGGCGCTCGCCTTCCTCGCCGGGGCCGGCTGGCTGCTTCTGCTGCGGCTCGCCCTGCCCACTCCCGGTTCGCTCGCCGGGGACTTCCGGTTCGACGGGGAGCGGGCGGCGGTCGCCGAGGTGTACGACGCGGTCGCCGCGCTGGTCGAGGCCGTGGGCGGAACGCACGCCACCGCGCGGCGGGCCGCGCTCACCGCCGCGCTCGACCACGCCCAGGACGCCCTGGCCGGACCCCGGCTGCGCCGGTACGCCAGCCCCGCCGCCGAGCGCCGGCTGCACGCCCAGTACGCGGCCGCGCTGCCCCTCGCCGAGGCCGCCACCGCCCTGTTCTGGGCGGGGGAGCCGGTCTCGGCCCGGGCCGCGGAAGGGCCCCGGAGGCTCGCCGCCGCCGTCCGTGGCAACACCGGCACGGGTCCGCTGCCCGCCCCCGGCCTCCCCCACGCCCGGCTTCGCTCGCGCGGGGGGACCTCCGTCGTTCCCGCCCTGCGGGCCCTCGACGACGCCCTGTTGCGCGCCGCCGAGGCCTTCGACGGGGCGGACGGCCCGCGGCAGCGGTTGCTCACCCGGCAGCGGGGTGCCAGGGACGCCCTGCGCGCCGCGTTCGGCACCGGCGGACGCGAGTACGGGCTGCGCGTCGCCCTCTGCTTCGGGGCCAGCGCCGCCATCGCCCAGGCGCTGCACCACACCCGCTGGTACGGCCAGCACCAGCACTGGTACTGGCTGCCCGCCACCGCCGTCTTCCTCGTCAAGCCCGACCTCGGGCCGCTCGTCTCCCGGGTGCTGTGCCGGGCCGCCGGGACCGTACTGGGTGCCCTGGTGTTCGCCGGGCTCGCCATGCTGCTGCCCCGGCCCGCCGGGCTGATCGCGCTCGTCGCGGTCTGCGGCGCGCTCGTCCCCGTCGCCACCCGGCACTTCGCCGCGCAGACCGCCGTCGTGACCGTCCTCGTCCTCGCCCTGGTCATGGCCGGCGGCGAGCCGCAGGCCTCGGTCAGCCGCATCGGCGAAACCCTGCTGGCCTGCGCGCTCGTGCTGATCGTCGGGCACCTGCCGATGCCGGGCAGACGCGGCGGCGCGGTACGGGCACGCCTCGCCACGGCCGGCAGGGCCGCGCAGGCCTATCTCGCGCACGTCCTGGGCGAGTCCGACGCGCTCGGTGAGTCCGGCGAGCGCTTTGCGTCCGGCGAGCGCTTTGAGTCGGGAGAGCGCTCTGAGTCCGGCGTTCGCGGCGCGTCCGGCGACTACGACGCCTCCGGCCACTACGACACGTCCGGCATCCTCGGCCGCCCCGGCGACCGCGCCACGCGGTGGGCGCTGCGCCGCGAGGCCTACCGCACCCTCGCCGAGGCCCGTACCGCGATCGCGCTGGCCGGGGCCGAACTGCCCGCCCTCGCCCGGCACACCGCGGGCACGGACGCCGTCGCGGATGTCCTGGAGCGACTTGTCGACACAACCACGGCCTGCGCCGTCCATCTCGACGACACGGGCAGACTCACACCCCGGCACCTCGGGCAACTACGCGAGGCATTGGGACAGTTGGAGGCTCGGGGGGTGAAGGTTCCGCTGCCGGTCGCCGCGTAG
- a CDS encoding DoxX family protein, whose protein sequence is MSETTASAAPTAPVASTGSLSSRRRAARIALRSVQVLLALFYGIASALPKLIAHPSAVEAFDKIGWGSGAMYTIGALELAGAVALLIPVLQSLAAIALSALMVGAFIVQLTAFHGQNAATPLILIVPLALIAWTRREHNGELLRLVRRG, encoded by the coding sequence ATGTCCGAGACCACCGCCTCTGCCGCCCCCACCGCTCCCGTCGCCTCCACCGGCTCCCTCAGCAGCCGGAGGCGCGCGGCCCGGATCGCGCTGCGGTCCGTTCAGGTGCTGCTTGCGCTGTTCTACGGCATCGCCAGCGCGTTGCCCAAACTCATCGCGCACCCCTCGGCCGTCGAGGCCTTCGACAAGATCGGCTGGGGCAGCGGGGCCATGTACACCATCGGCGCACTCGAACTCGCCGGAGCCGTCGCGCTGTTGATCCCCGTGCTGCAGTCCCTGGCGGCGATCGCGCTCAGCGCGCTCATGGTGGGCGCGTTCATCGTCCAGCTCACGGCCTTCCACGGCCAGAACGCGGCAACCCCGCTGATCCTGATCGTGCCGCTCGCCCTGATCGCCTGGACCCGACGTGAGCACAACGGGGAGCTGCTGCGGTTGGTACGGCGCGGGTGA
- a CDS encoding RNA-binding S4 domain-containing protein: MASEDADENVNRGTGGPDGPSLTQEAQGARTAQDSVASADQPDDPKIAAAVAAAEAAGPANGETVRIDSWIWAVRLIKTRSLGATACRGGHVHVNGERVKPAYSVRIGDEVRLRQEGRERIVIVKRLIRKRVGAPVAAQCYVDNSPPPPPREAVAPVGLRDRGTGRPTKRDRRELERLRGLASPGTPGGLGAWGGAASPGGFAGLGEPGRSGGRGGTGSGGPGTPGGRSSSGTGGRDASGRSGKRGGSGGTGKHG; the protein is encoded by the coding sequence ATGGCTTCCGAGGATGCGGACGAGAACGTGAACCGTGGCACCGGCGGACCGGACGGGCCAAGCCTGACCCAGGAGGCCCAGGGCGCCCGGACCGCGCAGGACTCCGTCGCCTCCGCAGACCAGCCCGACGATCCGAAGATCGCCGCCGCGGTGGCCGCCGCCGAGGCCGCGGGGCCGGCCAACGGCGAGACGGTCCGGATCGACAGCTGGATCTGGGCCGTGCGTCTGATCAAGACGCGTTCCCTGGGCGCCACCGCCTGCCGGGGCGGCCACGTCCATGTGAACGGTGAGCGGGTGAAGCCCGCCTACTCGGTACGCATCGGCGACGAGGTACGCCTGCGGCAGGAGGGCCGCGAGCGGATCGTGATCGTCAAGCGCCTGATCCGCAAACGGGTCGGCGCTCCCGTGGCCGCCCAGTGCTACGTCGACAATTCGCCTCCGCCCCCGCCCCGCGAGGCCGTCGCCCCCGTCGGCCTCCGCGACCGCGGCACCGGCCGCCCCACCAAGCGCGACCGCCGCGAACTGGAACGCCTCCGCGGCCTCGCGAGCCCCGGCACTCCCGGCGGCCTCGGTGCCTGGGGCGGCGCCGCAAGCCCTGGCGGCTTCGCCGGACTCGGCGAGCCTGGCCGCTCCGGTGGCCGGGGTGGCACTGGGTCAGGCGGGCCCGGCACTCCCGGCGGCCGGAGTAGCTCCGGAACAGGCGGACGCGATGCATCCGGCAGGTCCGGCAAGCGCGGCGGATCCGGTGGGACCGGCAAGCACGGCTGA
- a CDS encoding uracil-DNA glycosylase: MEDSGALDRLDRIDGLARLDRRVAQCRACPRLVEWREEVARTKRAAFADWTYWGRPVPGFGPADARLAIIGLAPAAHGGNRTGRMFTGDRSGDVLYQALYDVGLASQPTSVSADDGLELYGVRVTAPVHCAPPANRPTPGERDTCRPWLVQELKLLRPTLKAAVVLGAFGWQAALPAFAEAGWTVPRPRPVFAHGIQVPLDGLDLFGCFHVSQRNTFTGRLTPQMLREVLSTAAEAAGLPQ; the protein is encoded by the coding sequence ATGGAGGACAGCGGCGCTCTCGACCGGCTCGACCGGATCGACGGGCTTGCCCGGCTCGACCGGCGGGTCGCGCAGTGTCGGGCCTGCCCCCGGCTGGTCGAGTGGCGCGAGGAGGTGGCCCGTACGAAACGGGCCGCGTTCGCCGACTGGACGTACTGGGGGCGGCCGGTGCCCGGCTTCGGTCCGGCCGACGCCCGGCTGGCGATCATCGGGCTGGCCCCGGCCGCGCACGGCGGCAACCGTACCGGCCGGATGTTCACCGGGGACCGCTCCGGAGACGTGCTCTACCAGGCGCTGTACGACGTGGGGCTCGCCTCGCAGCCCACCTCTGTCAGCGCCGACGACGGGCTGGAGCTGTACGGCGTCCGCGTCACCGCGCCCGTGCACTGCGCCCCGCCTGCCAACAGGCCGACGCCCGGCGAGCGTGACACCTGCCGGCCCTGGCTGGTCCAGGAGCTGAAGCTGCTGCGCCCGACGTTGAAGGCAGCGGTCGTCCTCGGTGCCTTCGGCTGGCAGGCCGCGTTGCCCGCGTTCGCCGAGGCGGGCTGGACGGTGCCCCGGCCCCGCCCGGTCTTCGCCCACGGCATCCAGGTCCCGCTCGACGGGCTGGACCTCTTCGGCTGCTTCCATGTGAGCCAGCGCAACACCTTCACCGGCCGGCTCACCCCGCAGATGCTCCGCGAGGTGCTGAGCACGGCGGCGGAAGCGGCCGGGCTGCCCCAGTAG
- a CDS encoding aspartate/glutamate racemase family protein, with amino-acid sequence MRIIVTNCNTTREMTEEIVRGARAAAAPGTTVTGLTPAWGPASAEGWLDSYLSAAAVLDTLRTYGGPAYDAVVLAGFGEHGREGVRELVDVPVVDITEAAAHLACLLGRRYGVVTTLERSRGQIEDSLETAGVARNCAAVVGTGLGVLGLADDPGRTESAFLTAAERARDAGAEVLVLGCAGMTGLQRAVGEKLGLPVVDGVAAAVKLAESLVTLGLTTSRAGSYGTPLPKVRRWGRSSGEPERGAQGRQT; translated from the coding sequence TTGCGGATCATCGTCACCAACTGCAACACCACGCGGGAGATGACCGAGGAGATCGTCCGCGGCGCGCGGGCCGCCGCGGCACCGGGCACCACCGTGACCGGCCTGACCCCCGCCTGGGGCCCGGCATCGGCCGAGGGGTGGCTCGACAGCTACCTCTCGGCCGCGGCCGTCCTCGACACCCTGCGCACCTACGGCGGACCCGCCTACGACGCCGTCGTCCTGGCCGGCTTCGGCGAGCACGGCCGGGAAGGCGTACGGGAGTTGGTCGACGTCCCCGTCGTGGACATCACCGAGGCCGCCGCCCACCTCGCCTGCCTCCTCGGCCGCCGCTACGGCGTCGTCACCACCCTGGAGCGGTCCCGCGGCCAGATCGAGGACAGCCTGGAGACCGCCGGTGTGGCCCGCAACTGCGCCGCCGTCGTCGGTACCGGCCTCGGTGTTCTCGGCCTCGCCGACGACCCCGGCCGCACGGAGTCCGCGTTCCTGACGGCGGCCGAACGGGCCCGGGACGCGGGTGCCGAGGTCCTCGTCCTGGGCTGCGCCGGGATGACGGGACTGCAGCGGGCGGTGGGGGAGAAGCTCGGGCTGCCGGTGGTCGACGGTGTGGCGGCGGCGGTCAAGCTCGCGGAATCCCTGGTCACCCTGGGCCTGACGACGAGCCGAGCGGGCAGCTACGGCACGCCCCTGCCCAAGGTCCGGCGGTGGGGCCGGTCCTCGGGCGAGCCGGAACGCGGGGCTCAGGGGCGCCAGACGTAA
- a CDS encoding NCS1 family nucleobase:cation symporter-1 — translation MSLADRAEATGAPAFVPDPRLVNEDLAPAEQRNWKVFDLFALWMSDVHNLGNYTFAAGLLVLGMNVWQVFTALLVGFVLIYIGMNRMGKIGQRHGVPFPVVSRISFGVWGANIPALIRAVIAIMWYGIQTYLASVAVNVMLLAAWPGLASLTHHSFLGLDALGWISFVSLWLLQWVIISQGMEAVRKFQDFCGPVIWLVMIALAVWVLAKAHWSISLTSTPHPVSTGEQWRQWFGAIGLILATYGTLMLNFCDFSRFAPDYRTVRRGNFWGLPINSTAFVVVSVIVTAGSLKAFGQAITDPAELVAKVGNTWVLIFAALAFAVATMGVNIVANFVSPAYDLANVWPQKITFKVGGMISTVAALVVTPWNLFSNPTVVNYFLGGLGAFLGPLFGVIMIDYYWVKRGKVDVDALFDARPGSPYHYRRGVNPRALWAFLPAAAVAAVLALVKSFSDVAPYSWFIGTALGAALYAVPARRERTVTTEEV, via the coding sequence GTGTCCCTCGCCGACCGCGCCGAAGCCACCGGCGCCCCCGCCTTCGTCCCCGACCCCCGCCTCGTCAACGAGGACCTCGCCCCCGCCGAGCAGCGGAACTGGAAGGTCTTCGACCTCTTTGCCCTGTGGATGTCCGACGTCCACAACCTCGGCAACTACACCTTCGCCGCCGGTCTGCTGGTCCTCGGCATGAACGTCTGGCAGGTCTTCACCGCCCTGCTCGTCGGCTTCGTGCTGATCTACATCGGCATGAACAGGATGGGGAAGATCGGCCAGCGGCACGGCGTGCCCTTCCCGGTGGTCAGCCGCATCAGTTTCGGCGTCTGGGGTGCCAACATCCCCGCGCTGATCAGAGCCGTGATCGCCATCATGTGGTACGGCATCCAGACCTATCTGGCCTCCGTCGCCGTCAACGTGATGCTGCTGGCGGCCTGGCCCGGCCTCGCGTCCCTCACCCACCATTCCTTCCTCGGCCTGGATGCGCTCGGCTGGATCTCCTTCGTCTCGCTCTGGCTGCTCCAGTGGGTGATCATCAGTCAGGGTATGGAAGCCGTACGCAAGTTCCAGGACTTCTGCGGCCCGGTGATCTGGCTGGTGATGATCGCGCTGGCGGTCTGGGTCCTGGCCAAGGCTCACTGGAGCATCTCGCTCACCTCCACCCCGCATCCGGTGTCCACGGGCGAGCAGTGGCGGCAGTGGTTCGGCGCGATCGGCCTGATCCTCGCCACCTACGGCACGCTGATGCTCAACTTCTGCGACTTCTCGCGCTTCGCACCCGACTACCGGACCGTCCGGCGCGGCAACTTCTGGGGCCTGCCGATCAACTCCACCGCCTTCGTCGTCGTGTCGGTGATCGTCACGGCCGGCTCGCTGAAGGCGTTCGGGCAGGCCATCACCGACCCGGCGGAACTGGTCGCCAAGGTCGGCAACACCTGGGTGCTCATCTTCGCCGCGCTGGCCTTCGCGGTGGCCACCATGGGCGTCAACATCGTCGCCAACTTCGTCTCACCGGCGTACGACCTGGCCAACGTCTGGCCGCAGAAGATCACCTTCAAGGTCGGCGGCATGATCAGCACGGTCGCCGCGCTGGTCGTCACGCCCTGGAACCTCTTCTCCAACCCGACCGTCGTCAACTACTTCCTCGGCGGCCTCGGCGCCTTCCTGGGCCCCCTGTTCGGCGTGATCATGATCGACTACTACTGGGTCAAGCGCGGCAAGGTCGACGTCGACGCGCTGTTCGACGCCCGGCCGGGCTCGCCGTACCACTACCGCAGGGGCGTCAACCCGAGGGCGCTGTGGGCGTTCCTGCCCGCCGCCGCGGTCGCCGCCGTACTGGCCCTGGTGAAGAGCTTCAGCGACGTGGCGCCGTACTCCTGGTTCATCGGCACGGCACTCGGCGCTGCCCTCTACGCGGTGCCGGCCCGCCGGGAGCGCACGGTGACGACGGAGGAGGTCTGA
- a CDS encoding DUF5710 domain-containing protein: protein MSFSSHRRRWLLDHLDSHARVISADQLVPVRDAAQLSALTEEELERPAFFPADEIHKAVEWDIERATTSIEIHCPFLDPNPVRRWSALLGRRVSEGARVVVYTRAAAEQGDDAGAERHQQRIDQLRAAGREVDFREGMHEKVLILDSSVLWHGSLSLLANAGPTDLMMRFTDPTSCERVSRVIERARKDRPAWNPRRTADAAVSKDGTIAPGSVAHGRLYLDVSYQEKDEAKRLLGARWDKPNGLW from the coding sequence ATGTCCTTTTCCTCGCACCGACGAAGGTGGCTGCTCGACCACCTGGACAGCCACGCTCGGGTCATCTCGGCCGACCAGCTCGTGCCCGTCCGAGACGCCGCGCAACTGTCCGCCCTGACCGAGGAGGAGCTGGAACGGCCGGCCTTCTTCCCGGCGGACGAGATCCACAAAGCCGTGGAATGGGACATCGAGCGAGCGACGACCAGCATCGAGATCCACTGTCCCTTCCTCGACCCGAATCCGGTCCGCAGATGGTCGGCCCTGCTCGGGCGACGCGTCAGCGAGGGCGCTCGGGTGGTGGTGTACACCCGGGCCGCCGCGGAGCAAGGCGACGACGCCGGGGCCGAGCGCCATCAGCAGCGGATCGACCAACTCCGGGCGGCCGGCCGCGAGGTGGACTTCCGGGAAGGCATGCACGAAAAGGTCCTCATCCTCGACAGCTCGGTTCTCTGGCACGGCTCGCTCAGTCTGCTCGCGAACGCCGGCCCCACCGACCTGATGATGCGGTTCACGGATCCGACCTCGTGCGAGCGGGTCAGCCGGGTCATCGAACGCGCCCGCAAGGACAGGCCCGCCTGGAACCCGCGCCGTACCGCTGACGCCGCGGTATCGAAGGACGGCACCATCGCCCCGGGATCCGTGGCCCACGGACGCCTCTACCTGGACGTCTCCTACCAGGAGAAGGACGAGGCGAAACGACTGCTCGGCGCCAGATGGGACAAGCCGAACGGCCTCTGGTAG
- a CDS encoding nucleotidyltransferase domain-containing protein gives MPESSDSDFLSRTADRLAALPAVQAVALGGSRAQGTHRDDSDWDLAVYYRGPFDPDDLRDVGWQGEVSGVGEWGGGVFNGGAWLTIDTRRVDVHYRDLDVVEHELAEAAEGRFRVEPLLFHLAGIPTYLIVAELAVNQVLRGTLPRPASYPARLRVTAAERWYGTARATLGYANANHAPHGRLTETAGAIATAAAQAAHAVLAARGEWVTNEKRLLERAGLRGIDAVVGALRAEPGALLRAVSEAERIVGSTRS, from the coding sequence ATGCCCGAGTCTTCCGATTCCGACTTCCTCAGCCGTACCGCCGACCGCCTCGCCGCCCTTCCTGCCGTCCAGGCCGTCGCCCTCGGCGGTTCCCGGGCCCAGGGCACCCACCGGGACGACAGCGACTGGGACCTGGCCGTCTACTACCGGGGCCCCTTCGACCCGGACGATCTGCGGGATGTCGGCTGGCAGGGGGAGGTGTCCGGTGTCGGCGAGTGGGGTGGCGGCGTCTTCAATGGCGGAGCCTGGCTGACTATCGACACCCGCCGGGTGGACGTGCACTACCGGGACCTGGACGTGGTCGAGCACGAGCTGGCGGAGGCCGCGGAGGGCCGGTTCCGGGTGGAGCCGCTGCTCTTCCACCTCGCCGGGATTCCCACTTATCTGATCGTGGCCGAACTCGCCGTCAACCAGGTGCTCAGAGGCACCCTGCCCCGCCCCGCGAGCTACCCGGCCAGGCTGCGCGTCACCGCCGCCGAGCGCTGGTACGGCACCGCCCGTGCCACCCTCGGCTATGCCAACGCCAACCACGCGCCCCACGGCCGCCTCACGGAGACCGCCGGGGCCATCGCCACGGCCGCCGCCCAGGCCGCGCACGCCGTGCTCGCGGCACGCGGCGAGTGGGTGACGAACGAGAAGCGGCTGCTGGAGCGGGCCGGGCTGCGCGGCATCGACGCGGTGGTGGGTGCGCTGCGGGCCGAACCCGGCGCGCTGCTCCGCGCCGTCAGCGAAGCCGAGCGGATCGTCGGGTCAACGCGTTCATGA
- a CDS encoding GNAT family N-acetyltransferase encodes MTGSVALRRAEPADARAAADVWLRSFRAALPTVVRTRSDDDVREYFRDVVVPERETWVAEAAGGAIVGVMVLREEQLSQLYLDPAWRGHGIGDRFVALAKERSPGGLTLWTFQVNKPAHRFYERHGFTAVESTDGSGNEEREPDVRYVWRP; translated from the coding sequence GTGACGGGCTCGGTCGCACTGCGGCGGGCCGAACCGGCGGACGCGCGTGCCGCTGCCGATGTGTGGCTCCGGTCCTTCCGCGCGGCGCTGCCCACCGTCGTCCGGACGCGCTCCGACGACGATGTGCGGGAGTACTTCCGGGATGTCGTGGTGCCGGAGCGGGAGACCTGGGTGGCGGAGGCGGCCGGTGGCGCGATCGTCGGGGTGATGGTCCTGCGCGAGGAGCAGCTGTCCCAGCTGTATCTGGACCCCGCGTGGCGGGGGCACGGCATCGGCGACCGCTTCGTCGCGCTGGCCAAGGAGCGCAGCCCGGGCGGGCTGACCCTGTGGACCTTCCAGGTCAACAAGCCCGCCCACCGCTTCTACGAGCGCCACGGTTTCACCGCCGTCGAGTCCACCGACGGCAGCGGCAACGAGGAGCGGGAGCCGGACGTGCGTTACGTCTGGCGCCCCTGA
- a CDS encoding GntR family transcriptional regulator — translation MTTIEPLGAVRERVLASLREDIIAGRLGPGDRLVERELAERFGVSRVPVREAIRALVAEGFVLFESARRTVVRRLTPTDVRELFELREALEVYAAGLAASRVTPEALAELRELLDQAERATKEGDAEAITDINTRFHDRIRALAGNSLLISVMEPVDGRLRWLTRRNEEWPQLLTEHRELYEAIASGDPDRARTHALDHVRANYRSTVRHLFGTDAANGD, via the coding sequence ATGACGACGATCGAGCCCCTGGGGGCGGTGCGCGAGCGGGTCCTGGCGAGCCTGCGGGAGGACATCATCGCCGGGCGTCTGGGGCCCGGCGACCGGCTCGTCGAACGGGAGCTGGCCGAGCGGTTCGGCGTCTCGCGGGTGCCGGTGCGGGAGGCGATCCGCGCGCTCGTCGCCGAGGGCTTCGTCCTCTTCGAGTCCGCCCGCCGTACGGTCGTACGCCGGCTGACCCCGACCGACGTCCGGGAACTCTTCGAGCTGCGCGAGGCGTTGGAGGTGTACGCGGCGGGGCTGGCGGCGTCCCGGGTGACCCCGGAGGCCCTGGCGGAGCTGCGGGAACTGCTCGACCAGGCGGAGCGGGCCACGAAGGAGGGCGATGCCGAGGCGATCACCGACATCAACACCCGTTTTCACGACCGCATCCGCGCCCTGGCCGGCAACAGCCTGCTGATCTCGGTCATGGAGCCCGTCGACGGCCGCCTGCGCTGGCTCACCCGGCGCAATGAGGAATGGCCTCAACTCCTCACCGAGCACCGCGAGTTGTACGAGGCGATCGCCTCCGGCGACCCCGACCGCGCCCGCACCCACGCCCTCGACCACGTCCGCGCCAACTACCGCTCGACCGTACGGCATCTGTTCGGAACCGATGCTGCCAACGGGGACTGA